CCTTCTGTAGTACAAAAACACCAGGCATTAGCAACGAAAGTGAGGTCGATAACTAAACGGAAAAATGAATGAGAAATAAAATCATAAAATGAACAAGAAAACAATCCAAGAAATATTGAATGGTATTTCAATCGAAACAGAAGAGGCTCTATTAGAAATTTCGGATGAAATTTCCATCAAAGAATCAATTGGAGAAATAAAAAATAAAGCAACACTAGAAGCATTTACAATTTTCATTGGAGTTCAAACAATTGGCTGTTGGAAATCTGGTGGTTGGGCTACTGGAATTTTTGGGAATTATCCGGAAATTGTCCCCTATATTCCAAGTGCAATGAAAAGTTTACAATTAGAAAATGTAGCCCAACTTGTAGAAAAAGCAATCCATTTATTTCCTGAAAAAACAGACTTTACTGAGAATGACCAAGACTATTGTGATGTAATTAATTTTCTAGAGGGACACGACCGATTTATTAAGAATAAACAAAAATTTGAGCAATATTCTTCTGAAGAAAAATCTCAAATTCGAGAAAATTATCACAATGCAATAGAAAAACTTGAAAAAGAAGTAGATCCAATATGGGGATATGACGCGCCAAATCAAGAAGGTTGGGGAAATATTATACATTTCTTGAAAAGTAATCTCAATGCGAAAATTTGGAAAGAATAAAAACATGATGACTGAGCGCCACAAGCGAGCCGGGTATTTGGCGAAATTTAAAGATGGTTTTGTATTTGAGACCATTTATTTCGCCTGTACAGTATATCGCTCGAGTGGCAAATGCAAAAATAAAACCTAATTTAGTCCCAAACCCGTTGTAGTACCAGAACGTTAAATCAATTTTAAAAACATACCAATTATATGGAAAACAATAATATTAACCCTTTAGAGGGATTTCAAAAAATGCTATTACAGCAACATGAAAACGCAAATGGAAGTATAGATAAAAAATTATACGATGAAATTATCAAAACTGCTGAAATAATTGAAGGAAAAGGAGATAAATCAAATCTAAAAGAAATAATAGACAATTTAAGAGAGAGATTTAAAAATGAAGACTTAAATCAAGTCACAAATTTGTTTATTTATTGTCAAAGTTTTTTAACTACCAACGAAGAACCTTTACCATTGCCTTCTCAACTATGTATAGCTATAGGTAAATTATTCACTCATGAAAACCTTCATTATACAGCAAGTAAAATTTATAGTGATGATGAAATCGACGGAGGAAGTGCATTATCTTTTTTAGGGTATTTAGCAATGCACGAACAACATACACCATATATTCTTAATTTTATCAAAGAAAACTTCAGTGGATTTTCTAAAAACAAAAAGACAGAATGTGTATTTCAACTAAAAGAAATACTCCCGGAAAATGAAATAGCAAAACAAATAATAGAAGATAGCGGGATTACTAAATATGAACTAATTTTTAGCACAGAAGAAGACTCAACTTCCAGACCTATTACCTTTAAAAGAGATAATTTTAAGAAAGCAGACAGTAATGTAAACCCGAATTTCCAAGAGCAAAAACCGGATAATCAAGAACCTAAACCTAAATTACCTTGGTGGAAATTTTGGTAAAATAACTACCCCATGAGACCAATAAAAATACAGAAATGAAAAATGAATTAATCTTATTCCCCAAATTAGAAGACGTCTTCAACAATGTTACAGACAGACATTCCGAAATATTCTTACCCGTTGTTGCAATTCCCAAAACAATGATTAACGAAAATTGGGAAGGCTACTTTTTTGTCATTCAATTTAATGAGGATCCATACAACAGAGAAACTGTACAATATTTCACTGAATATTGTACTGATACAATGATTTCTTTTACGATCGAAAACGGCAAATATAATTTCGACACAAATTTAGGTTATTTTAATACGACAGACGATTGGGAAGAATATCAAGTCGAAACAAAAGAGAAATTTGAAGAATCTAAAAATGATTTTTTCAATACCGGAAATCAATTCAATATCGCCGAAATCAAAATTGGAGGAGAACCTGAGTGGTGGCAAGGAGATGCAACACCAAACGACCCAAGCGGAAATCCAATGATATTTGTTACCGAAATCGAAACAGATCCATTTTGTGCAGACTCTTGCGACAAGAAAATTTTTGTTTTTTACAGTAAAGAACATAACCTAATCGTTCATTTATACCAAACAACATAAAAAAGCCAAACACAACATCTTTTTTCAAAACCGGCACAAAAAACTTATAGACAAACAATGACAGTTTTGAAACTAAAAGTAAATAGTGGAAATTTTGGTAAGATAATCACCCAGAAGACAATAAAATGAAACAACTACTCAAACTTATAATTATTGCTTTTGCATTTATTCCAATTTTTGGATTTTCACAAACAAACAAAAACTACATTACTGTTGGTTATTCCAGCATTTGTTGCGGAACGCCATCAGAAAAACCTGTGATGGATTTTGTCAAAAATTTTGAAAAGAAAAACAAATTAAGACCATTCGAAATGTTTGTTGAAAATGGTTTAGGAAAAGAAGGCGAACACGCTTTTTATATTGGAATAGATAATTTGAAAAGTAGCCTTTTAAAATCTTTTCTAAACGGACTAAAAACTACAACTTCCAACCAAAATAAAAAACGTTCAAAAAACAGAGACGGATATGTAAATTTGGACGAAAACCTTACGTCAAATTCTACCTTGAAAGACATAAAAGCCAAACCAAGAACCAGAATTAGTTCGCTGGAAGTTTATAATTATAAAAAATAAAATACCTATTTTCTCTTTGAAGTAAAATGCAGTTAAAATCATATTCTGCCAACTTTGTCATTTTGACTGCAAGTCACTGATCACGGAAAAAAAACTTAGTCCCGAAGCTTCGGGATAGCAACTTAGAACCTTTAAAAAAACCTTTTTCCCTTTGCTACTATGAACCTTTGAACCTCCTAAAAAGAAATCACCGTCGAATTTTTCACTTCACTAATCATAAACATACTTTGAGTACTTCCAATGTGCTGCAGCGAAGTTAATTTGGTTACTAAAAACTCGCGGTACGCTTCCATATCTTTTACCAATACTTTTAGAATATAATCGTAATCCCCACTTACGTGATGACATTCTAAAACTTCATTTAGTTTGATGACTTCGCTCTCGAATTTGGTCAGGAATTCCTTTGTGTGCTGAATTAACTTTAAATGACAGAACACTACAAATCCTTTTTCGATTTTAGACTTATCAACTAAGGCTACATAGTTTTTAATAATTCCTTCCCGCTCTAATTTTTTGATTCGTTCATAAACGGCGGTTACAGATAAATTAAGTTTTAGAGATAATTCTTTGTTAGTCTTTTTACTGTCGGTTTGAAGTAAAACGAGAAGCTTTTTATCGATGGCGTCTAAAATCATTATAGTCGATGGTTTATAGTTAATAGCTGGTAGTTTCTTATAAGTGAAAGAAAATCTATTTAATTACTTTTTGCGAATCAAATTTAGATTAAAAATCATAAAAATCACATTTTTATAATTTTAAAATCTAAATAATAGACAAACACTTGATTAATTTTCTAATTCAGTTTTATTTTGGATAAAGAAAAAGAGATTCTATGTTCAATCAACTTGAAACCTGAAACCTTAAACTTGAAACAAAACAAAAACTAACTATAATGAAAGACTTTAACCCTGCTGATAAAATTCAGGATTTACAATATTTTGGCGAATTTGGTGGTGTAAACCCATCTATTTCAGATTCTTCTACTTATACTTTTCTATCGGCTAAAACAATGTTTGACACTTTTGAAGGAAACATGGAAGGCTGTTATTTGTATTCTCGTCATTCTTCACCTAGTAATTTATATTTAGATCAGGCTTTGGCAGCAATGGAAGGAACAGAAACAGCAAATGTTTCGGCTTCAGGAATGGGAGCTATCACGCCTACTCTATTGCAATTATGCGGTGCAGGCGATCATATTGTTTCAAGTAGAACAATCTATGGCGGAACATATGCCTTTTTAAAGAATTTCACTCCGCGTTTTGGCATTGAGACGAGCTTTGTTGACATTACAAAACTGGATGTTGTAGAAAAAGCTATCACTCCAAAAACCAAAGTTTTGTATTGCGAAACCGTTAGTAATCCGTTATTGGAAGTAGCCAATATTGCTGGTTTAGCGCAAATAGCTAAAAAACACAATTTAAAATTAGTAGTCGATAATACATTTTCGCCTTTATCCGTTTCTCCGGCAAAACTAGGCGCTGATATTGTGATTCATAGTTTAACGAAATACATTAACGGAAGCAGTGATACTGTTGGTGGTGTAACTTGTGCATCGAAAGAATTTATCAATTCACTAAAGAATGTAAACAGTGGTGCGAGTATGCTTTTAGGACCAACAATGGACAGTTTGCGTTCTGCAAGTGTGATGAAAAATTTAAGAACACTTCATATTCGTATTAAGCAACACAGTCATAATGCACATTATCTGGCAGATCAGTTTGAGAAAGACGGTTTGAAAACGGTTTATCCGGGATTAAAAAGTCACCCAAGCCATGAATTATACAAAACGATGATTAATCCTGAATATGGTTTTGGAGGAATGATGACAATTGATGTGGGTTCTTTAGAAAAGGCCAATCAACTAATGGAGCTGATGCAAGACCGAAATTTGGGTTACCTCGCTGTAAGTTTAGGATTCTACAAAACATTGTTTAGTGCACCGGGAACCTCAACTTCAAGTGAAATTCCTTTAGAAGAACAACACGAAATGGGATTAACGGATGGTTTGATTCGTTTTTCTATAGGTTTGGATAACGATATTGAGCGTACTTATAAAATGATGAAGGCTTGTATGGTTGAGCTTGGAATTTTATAGAGCTATTTCACAGAGACTTATAAAGTTTTCACGCAGATTAAAAATGATTTAAGCAGATGCTCGCAGATTTCATTCATAGCTAAATTCAAACTAAATCTGCCTTAATCTGCAATCCCGATAGCTATCGGGAGCGTGAAAAGAACTTTACGCCTTTGCGGCAAAAAAAAAACATAATCTGGGAGGCAAAAAAGTTTATACCTTCTTACAAAATCGCAACAATTCTTTATAAATAAATTTGCAAGATTTTTTATTAGTTTGTTTGAAATCCGCTGGAGATCTTTTTCTCTAAGCGGATTTTTTTTGCTTTTTAAAAAATTCTTATCCATTCATTTACAACAAATTAAAAACAGACCTGAATTATTCGCAAAAAAAATAACAAATTCCGCGAATAAAGTTTTTTTACTATTTGTTTCAGAAAAAGTTTTAAACACTAAAACGTTGTAGTCACTGAACTTCAGATTATTACATAATTTCAATGTTAATTAAATATACTTTTATCAAAAAAATAACCACTTAACTAACTAAAATGAAATTATGAAGAAAAACCTACTTTTGTTGTATGCCCTGGTACTTCCCTTTGCTTTTTTGCAGGCACAAGTGAATACTTCTTATTTATGGCATCTCCATCAGCCCACTTATTGGGGCGATGTGAGTAAAAAAAATCCTAACCGATACCAAATTGTAAAAGAGTCACAAGACCTGAAACTTTCGGGAGCGAATAATGATAAAAACGGACTGGCTCATCCTACAAATAATCTTGAGGAAATTTTTGGAACCGGAGATCGTGTTGCTGCTTATCAGTTTGCTCCAAAAAATGCTATTAATTCTATTCGTGATTTAGCAAAAGCCGGAGCGCAAATTACATACGGAGGATCCTTGATGGAAAATGTAAATGAACTTGCACAAGCTAATCAATGGGGATATTCGAATTCCTGGACTCAAAACATTAAAGATGCAAAGTCATGGAAAACTTCTAGCGGGTTCTCGCGCATGGAAGTTGTTTCTTTTACAATGCATCACGCTCTTTCGCCATTATTAAGCGACGAGGCACTAAAGAAAGAAATTAAAGCACATCAATATTACAGTGCTCAATTATTTGGAACGCACGACTCTAAAGGATATTGGCCAGCTGAATGTGCTTTTTCTGAACGAATTATAAAAACCCTGACGGAGTGCGGAATCGAATGGTCTGTAATTGCCAACAGCCATTTATCCAGAACGCTGGCTGATTATCCTGTAAAATATGGCTCAGGTGGAACTATGTGTGATGTTCCTAACAAAGCAGACCAGGTAGAAACTATAGGCGGTACATGGTTTTCTGCACAAAAAGATGCTCGCGGAGGACAGTTTGCTGTTCCTTACTCTTATCTTCCTTATAAAGCAAAATATGTTGATCCGGAAACTGCTCAGGAATATAAAATTACTGTAGTTCCTATGGCTGATTACGAAAGTTATGAAGATGGTTACGCTACGATTGGCACCTCGTTAATTGCTCCAATTGTTGCAAAAGCATCGACTTCGCCAAGACCTCCATTAGTTTTATTTGCGCATGATGGAGATAATGCCTGGGGCGGTGGCTCATCGTATTACAACGAATCGGTTACAGGGTTTTCGCATGCATCTGCTGCCAATGGAAACATCCCAACTACAATACCACAATACCTGAGTGACAATCCTGTTCCTGAATCGGCGGTTGTGCACGTTGAAGATGGTGCGTGGGTAAATGCAGATGGAGATTTTGGGCATCCTCAATTTACAAATTGGTTATGGCCGTTTTTTGATCCGGTCTCTAAAAAATTCAATCCAAATGGCTGGACAGAAGATATGATGAATCAGGCTATTACTACTGCCGGAGAAAATCACGCTATCATGGCAGAACAACTGGAAGGCAACAACTTAAGAATGAGTGAAATTGTAAATCCAACATCTGCAGTGAGTCCTGCTGAAAAAGCATGGCATTTTTTGATGGCTGGATATGATAGTGGAAATGCATATTACGGTCTGGCAGAAGATCTGGAAATTAAAACCACACTAGCCGTTAACAGATGCGTGCAATATGCAAAACCTACTCTGGATGCGCATCCGGGTGTCGATGCTACAAAACCTTCTGTTTTTATTCCGCAGCGCTGGCCTTATAATCCGGGAGAAAAAGGATACGGTGCGCCTTATGCTTATAAAGACTTCCTGAATTCGGCAGATTTTACAGTTTATACTTTTGCCTATGATGTAAGCGGAATTGAAAAATCTGAATTAAAATACAGAATTGATGTTGACGGAAAAAACAATCTAAGTTCT
The sequence above is drawn from the Flavobacterium sp. N2038 genome and encodes:
- a CDS encoding Lrp/AsnC family transcriptional regulator, with protein sequence MILDAIDKKLLVLLQTDSKKTNKELSLKLNLSVTAVYERIKKLEREGIIKNYVALVDKSKIEKGFVVFCHLKLIQHTKEFLTKFESEVIKLNEVLECHHVSGDYDYILKVLVKDMEAYREFLVTKLTSLQHIGSTQSMFMISEVKNSTVISF
- a CDS encoding aminotransferase class I/II-fold pyridoxal phosphate-dependent enzyme, whose amino-acid sequence is MKDFNPADKIQDLQYFGEFGGVNPSISDSSTYTFLSAKTMFDTFEGNMEGCYLYSRHSSPSNLYLDQALAAMEGTETANVSASGMGAITPTLLQLCGAGDHIVSSRTIYGGTYAFLKNFTPRFGIETSFVDITKLDVVEKAITPKTKVLYCETVSNPLLEVANIAGLAQIAKKHNLKLVVDNTFSPLSVSPAKLGADIVIHSLTKYINGSSDTVGGVTCASKEFINSLKNVNSGASMLLGPTMDSLRSASVMKNLRTLHIRIKQHSHNAHYLADQFEKDGLKTVYPGLKSHPSHELYKTMINPEYGFGGMMTIDVGSLEKANQLMELMQDRNLGYLAVSLGFYKTLFSAPGTSTSSEIPLEEQHEMGLTDGLIRFSIGLDNDIERTYKMMKACMVELGIL